In Candidatus Hydrogenedens sp., the following are encoded in one genomic region:
- the infB gene encoding translation initiation factor IF-2: protein MPKLKLEEFAKRLRMGLEKARIILKELFGFDSLDEDLTDEMIETLLGIDEGELIFEELKREKEEKEAKKKKKEAKSVKKTKKTEKKEEEEEKEVKAEKKSRARTKKVKEDVETAETEAIIAKEEKKVEKKKGTRKKKTEGEEQKEVEEKEVQKPKSRKKKETEKIEEESNAPVVLATEKKEEIEESKKKETDVKDITTKPIEKKEKTPETHVEPKPTHLAEIIHEDTVTKKPSSEEAKKKKKAKEQSIGISIGAAVENEEPVVEIVLSDGTRARIDDIDLEQKLSVSQSTEDTMAEEEEVIDEGDEYELDWHKKHKKLLKHPPVPDPDVVAKVKKESEERLRKKKEKNKGKGIVVIDKETLFGRKDERKGKFDKKDKKKGKFARHETAMDDETMLKEAAAAVKEFETFGSSLHLKKKKKRKERTSSFDESMEKVEVPVIEVSGPMTVENVAQLLEVSPSDIIMDLMDLNIMANKNQLIDLETIRFITKKYGVEVQLVIPEEEEVLLEEPEQPEDLVPRAPVITVMGHVDHGKTSLLDRVRSSNVVATESGGITQHIAAYEVQTSSGKVVFLDTPGHEAFTQMRARGAKITDIVVLVVAADDGVQPQTIEAIDHAKAAEVPIIVAINKCDKPDAQPDRVRQELIAYDLVDEAWGGKTIMKNISAKTGEGVNELLELIILQSQMMELKANPKKRARGSVIEAEISRGFGPVACVLVQNGTLHVGDVCLVGCTWGKIRAMFNSQQESIREAPPSTPVLISGLESLPEAGDTFVVVEDDKKARLIAEKRQEIKKFQTGEAVKIITLEDFHSLVQAGEQKKLNILIKADVQGSADVLKSSLSGLGNEEVGVEIIRSSVGEVNEFDILLAQVSKAIIITFHVGINPRAQKLAEETGVEIRKYEVIYDIIEDVRKALSGLLKPIVNEVIIGHAEIRKVFRSSSFGNIAGCFQLDGTTVRGALARIIREGNVICEDKIGSLKRNKDDVREVSAGFECGIKLEKFEDIKEGDIIEVYRLEEVRPSLN from the coding sequence ATGCCAAAATTAAAATTGGAAGAATTTGCAAAAAGATTAAGAATGGGTTTAGAGAAAGCACGGATAATTCTCAAAGAATTATTTGGATTTGATTCTTTAGATGAAGATTTAACAGATGAAATGATAGAAACATTACTGGGAATTGATGAAGGAGAATTGATTTTTGAAGAATTGAAAAGGGAGAAAGAAGAGAAGGAAGCAAAAAAGAAGAAGAAAGAAGCAAAATCGGTTAAGAAGACAAAGAAAACAGAGAAGAAAGAAGAGGAAGAAGAAAAAGAAGTAAAAGCAGAAAAGAAATCAAGAGCAAGAACAAAGAAGGTTAAAGAGGATGTAGAAACTGCAGAAACTGAGGCAATTATAGCAAAAGAAGAGAAAAAGGTAGAAAAGAAAAAGGGGACAAGGAAGAAAAAGACAGAAGGAGAAGAACAAAAAGAAGTTGAAGAAAAAGAAGTCCAAAAACCAAAATCACGAAAGAAAAAAGAAACCGAAAAAATTGAAGAAGAAAGCAATGCTCCAGTTGTATTAGCAACAGAAAAGAAAGAAGAAATTGAAGAGTCAAAAAAGAAAGAAACAGATGTAAAAGATATAACAACAAAACCCATAGAGAAAAAAGAAAAAACACCTGAAACCCATGTAGAGCCAAAACCTACACATCTTGCCGAAATAATCCATGAAGATACGGTTACTAAAAAGCCATCAAGCGAGGAAGCAAAGAAAAAAAAGAAAGCCAAAGAGCAAAGCATTGGAATTAGTATTGGGGCTGCAGTAGAAAATGAAGAACCGGTTGTTGAAATCGTGCTTTCTGATGGAACAAGAGCTCGCATTGATGATATTGATTTGGAACAAAAATTATCAGTAAGCCAATCCACAGAAGATACTATGGCTGAAGAGGAAGAGGTAATAGATGAAGGGGATGAATACGAACTTGATTGGCATAAGAAACATAAAAAATTATTAAAACATCCCCCTGTACCAGACCCGGATGTAGTAGCAAAAGTAAAAAAGGAATCGGAAGAACGATTACGGAAGAAAAAGGAGAAAAATAAAGGGAAGGGTATAGTTGTAATAGATAAAGAGACGCTATTTGGTAGAAAAGATGAACGAAAAGGTAAATTTGACAAAAAAGATAAAAAGAAAGGTAAATTTGCAAGACATGAAACAGCGATGGACGATGAAACTATGTTAAAAGAAGCGGCTGCCGCAGTAAAAGAATTTGAAACTTTTGGTTCATCTTTACATCTAAAGAAGAAAAAAAAGAGAAAGGAAAGAACTTCATCATTTGATGAAAGTATGGAAAAAGTAGAAGTTCCTGTTATTGAAGTCTCAGGTCCTATGACAGTAGAGAATGTTGCTCAATTATTAGAAGTATCTCCATCAGATATTATTATGGACCTGATGGACTTGAATATAATGGCAAATAAAAATCAGTTAATTGACCTGGAAACTATCCGTTTTATTACCAAAAAATACGGTGTAGAAGTGCAATTAGTAATCCCAGAGGAAGAGGAAGTTTTATTAGAAGAACCAGAGCAGCCAGAAGATTTAGTTCCTCGAGCCCCTGTTATAACAGTAATGGGACATGTGGACCACGGAAAAACATCATTGTTGGATAGAGTCCGTTCTTCCAATGTGGTTGCTACAGAATCCGGTGGAATTACACAACATATTGCCGCTTATGAAGTTCAAACATCCAGCGGTAAGGTTGTTTTTCTTGATACTCCGGGGCATGAAGCCTTCACACAAATGCGAGCAAGAGGTGCAAAAATAACAGATATTGTAGTCCTTGTTGTTGCAGCAGATGATGGAGTTCAACCACAGACAATAGAAGCCATTGACCACGCAAAAGCAGCCGAAGTGCCAATTATTGTGGCTATAAATAAATGTGATAAACCCGATGCTCAACCGGACCGTGTGCGACAGGAATTAATCGCATACGACCTCGTAGATGAAGCATGGGGCGGAAAAACAATAATGAAAAATATCTCTGCCAAAACGGGCGAAGGGGTAAACGAACTTCTTGAACTTATTATATTGCAATCTCAAATGATGGAACTCAAAGCAAACCCGAAGAAAAGAGCGAGAGGCTCTGTTATTGAAGCAGAAATAAGTCGTGGATTCGGACCTGTAGCCTGTGTTTTAGTTCAAAATGGAACTTTGCATGTTGGGGATGTATGTCTTGTAGGATGCACATGGGGAAAAATACGAGCCATGTTTAATTCACAACAAGAATCCATCCGTGAAGCACCACCATCAACGCCTGTTTTAATATCCGGTTTAGAATCACTACCAGAAGCAGGGGATACTTTTGTCGTTGTAGAAGATGATAAAAAAGCGAGATTAATTGCAGAAAAAAGACAGGAAATTAAAAAATTCCAAACAGGAGAGGCTGTCAAAATTATTACTCTGGAAGATTTCCATTCTCTGGTACAAGCAGGAGAACAAAAGAAACTGAATATTCTTATTAAAGCAGATGTTCAGGGCTCGGCAGATGTTCTTAAATCCAGTTTGTCAGGGTTAGGGAATGAAGAAGTTGGGGTAGAAATTATTCGTTCCAGTGTGGGGGAAGTAAATGAGTTCGATATATTGTTGGCGCAGGTAAGCAAAGCAATTATAATAACTTTCCATGTAGGCATAAATCCCCGTGCTCAAAAATTAGCAGAAGAAACAGGCGTAGAAATACGTAAGTATGAGGTTATTTACGACATTATAGAAGATGTAAGAAAAGCATTATCGGGGCTTTTAAAACCTATTGTTAATGAAGTCATAATTGGACACGCAGAAATTCGTAAGGTATTCCGCTCTTCTTCTTTCGGTAATATTGCGGGTTGCTTCCAGTTAGATGGCACAACCGTTCGAGGTGCATTGGCTCGCATTATCCGAGAAGGTAATGTTATATGTGAAGATAAGATTGGTTCCTTGAAGAGGAATAAAGATGATGTCCGTGAAGTTTCTGCAGGTTTCGAATGCGGAATAAAATTAGAAAAATTTGAAGATATTAAGGAAGGGGATATTATTGAGGTTTATCGTTTAGAAGAAGTGCGACCTTCCTTAAACTGA
- a CDS encoding DUF503 domain-containing protein, whose protein sequence is MYLDFFIHGARSLKEKRRVVKSLISQIRNKFNCSIAETDYLDLWQRVHITVCVVSNESKFTNTQLNEIAKYASNHAEAEMLDYRIEML, encoded by the coding sequence TTGTATTTAGATTTTTTTATACACGGCGCAAGGTCCTTAAAAGAAAAACGGCGTGTTGTAAAAAGTTTAATTAGTCAAATACGAAATAAATTCAATTGCTCTATAGCCGAGACAGATTATCTGGATTTATGGCAAAGAGTGCATATAACCGTTTGTGTAGTTTCTAATGAAAGTAAATTTACGAATACTCAGTTAAATGAAATTGCAAAGTATGCTTCAAATCATGCTGAAGCAGAAATGCTGGATTATAGGATTGAGATGTTATGA
- the rbfA gene encoding 30S ribosome-binding factor RbfA, with protein sequence MTPKGRTERVAEYIREEIAKLLIDGIKDPRLGFVSVMGVKMSKDLRYANVYVSLYGDEKQRKSSLVALQNSAGWVKAMIAQNLHMRYIPDIRFFPDDSLDRVYAMEEVFSMIHQKKTEQPFIKLDLTTIIEEIKSAERIMITTHERPDGDALGSLIGLWYWLESQGKNQIIPLIEKPIPKMYSFLPRADKVYFLDDERLPKIDVDTVVIVDVASLERIGEVSEKVQAKHKVLVIDHHETLEDNGLMGFADPSYAACGEIIAELFINTQTPFSEESAICLYVAQATDTGGYRFSNTNARSHRIASHLMETQFDLEEINAKIFDTITVPQFELQKRMLSRAKLELQGKVSYSYLTQKDFEQVGATVEDCHNLVNNLRNIEGVSIGILFTEINQEKTKISIRSRKHFHAGEFLTQYGGGGHRCAAGGTLNMPLDKAKEEILKAIERQING encoded by the coding sequence ATGACACCCAAAGGAAGAACCGAAAGAGTAGCCGAATATATTCGAGAAGAAATTGCAAAACTTTTAATTGATGGAATAAAAGACCCTCGTTTGGGATTTGTTTCTGTAATGGGGGTAAAAATGTCTAAAGATTTACGATATGCCAATGTATATGTAAGTCTTTATGGAGATGAAAAGCAGCGAAAAAGTTCTCTGGTTGCCCTACAAAATTCAGCAGGTTGGGTAAAAGCCATGATTGCTCAAAATCTCCACATGAGATATATTCCCGATATCCGATTTTTCCCGGATGATAGTTTGGATAGAGTTTACGCAATGGAAGAAGTCTTTAGTATGATTCACCAAAAAAAGACAGAACAACCTTTTATAAAATTGGACTTAACCACAATAATAGAAGAGATAAAATCCGCAGAACGCATTATGATTACTACCCATGAAAGGCCTGATGGAGATGCCTTAGGTAGTCTTATTGGTCTGTGGTATTGGTTAGAATCGCAAGGGAAAAACCAGATAATCCCCTTAATAGAAAAACCTATACCTAAAATGTATTCCTTTCTCCCCAGAGCAGATAAAGTATATTTTTTAGATGATGAAAGGCTTCCCAAAATTGATGTTGATACCGTTGTTATTGTAGATGTTGCCTCGTTAGAAAGAATTGGAGAAGTTTCCGAGAAGGTTCAAGCAAAACATAAAGTTTTGGTTATCGACCACCATGAAACATTAGAAGATAATGGTCTAATGGGTTTTGCAGACCCATCTTATGCGGCTTGTGGGGAAATTATCGCAGAATTGTTTATTAATACACAGACCCCTTTCTCAGAGGAATCGGCAATATGTCTATATGTAGCACAAGCCACAGATACAGGTGGATACCGATTTTCTAATACAAATGCTCGTTCCCATCGAATTGCTTCCCACCTGATGGAAACACAATTTGACCTTGAAGAAATAAATGCAAAAATATTTGATACAATAACCGTTCCTCAATTTGAACTACAAAAAAGAATGTTAAGTCGAGCAAAATTGGAATTACAGGGAAAGGTTTCTTATAGCTATTTAACGCAAAAAGATTTTGAACAAGTTGGGGCAACAGTAGAAGATTGTCATAATTTAGTAAATAACCTGAGAAATATAGAAGGTGTTTCCATAGGGATTTTGTTTACAGAGATAAATCAAGAAAAGACAAAAATTAGCATTCGTTCCCGAAAACATTTCCATGCTGGAGAATTTCTAACTCAATACGGAGGAGGTGGGCATCGTTGTGCAGCAGGTGGAACTTTAAATATGCCCTTAGACAAGGCAAAAGAAGAAATATTAAAGGCAATTGAAAGACAAATAAATGGATAA
- the truB gene encoding tRNA pseudouridine(55) synthase TruB: MDKVNKAVMDGILLIDKPSGITSHDVVDCIRKKTGIKRIGHTGTLDPNATGLLILCLGKATKLSEYFVGLDKTYEGKMRLGMISDSHDIDGNILQEKSWEGITENEVRRYIPEFIGEIEQVPPMVSAIKVGGKRLYKIAREGLTIEREARKINVYEFSVLKIELPDVWFRVSCSRGTYVRTLCHDFGQKIGCGAVLIELKRTKIGNYNVDNAVPLERLESKEEIQKRLISIEQSLDLPRIILSSFGENLFIHGNKVQSDEILEMNEGTKELVQVFNKQGMFLGVASIARTAVGPSLIPKKVFS; encoded by the coding sequence ATGGATAAAGTTAATAAGGCGGTTATGGATGGAATTTTATTGATAGATAAACCTTCGGGAATAACCTCTCACGATGTAGTAGATTGCATAAGAAAAAAAACGGGAATTAAAAGGATAGGTCATACAGGAACATTAGACCCCAATGCTACAGGATTGCTTATTCTATGTTTAGGTAAAGCAACAAAACTCTCAGAATATTTTGTTGGCTTAGATAAAACTTATGAGGGAAAAATGCGGTTGGGTATGATTTCCGATTCACATGATATTGATGGAAATATACTACAAGAAAAGTCATGGGAGGGTATAACAGAAAATGAAGTAAGAAGATATATCCCCGAGTTCATAGGGGAGATAGAACAGGTTCCTCCAATGGTTAGTGCTATAAAAGTGGGTGGAAAGAGATTATATAAAATAGCAAGAGAGGGTTTAACCATAGAGAGAGAAGCAAGAAAGATAAATGTTTATGAATTCTCAGTGCTAAAAATAGAGTTGCCTGATGTATGGTTTCGGGTGTCATGTTCCAGAGGAACTTATGTTCGAACTTTATGCCATGATTTTGGGCAAAAAATAGGATGTGGGGCAGTTCTTATTGAACTTAAAAGGACAAAAATTGGAAACTATAATGTTGATAATGCTGTCCCTCTTGAAAGACTTGAATCAAAAGAAGAGATTCAAAAACGGCTTATAAGTATAGAGCAATCTCTCGATTTACCGCGTATTATCCTTTCATCATTTGGAGAAAATTTATTCATTCATGGGAACAAAGTTCAATCAGACGAAATTTTAGAAATGAACGAAGGAACTAAAGAACTTGTTCAGGTGTTTAATAAACAAGGTATGTTTTTAGGTGTAGCAAGTATTGCAAGAACTGCGGTAGGCCCTTCCCTTATCCCTAAAAAGGTATTTAGTTAA
- a CDS encoding bifunctional riboflavin kinase/FAD synthetase translates to MKIIKDIRKTKIKDNNVVLTIGSFDGVHLGHLEIIKEVVSLAHINHGTPCVMVLRPHPRTYFSPDIPLKILTSDEKQQSLFAQNGIKITAILPFNQETANLSPEEFITKILLNFEQLHAVVVGHDFRFGKKAEGDFDLLKKYGKKYGFKVKQIPPLIIQGERVSSSLIRELVLDGEMEKIVDYLGRRYSLSGRVVKGRGIGQQLGFPTANISPFHSAIPPHGVYSAECILEDGRVFLAAVNIGIAPTIRQQDFAIEAHIIDFNEEILEQKIEIVFHKHIRPEKKFSSREELIHAIREDVEYIKQYFDKNKNSIKP, encoded by the coding sequence ATGAAAATCATTAAAGATATACGAAAAACAAAAATAAAAGATAATAATGTCGTTTTAACAATTGGCAGTTTTGATGGTGTTCATTTAGGACATCTTGAAATAATAAAAGAAGTAGTATCTTTAGCCCATATAAATCATGGGACTCCATGTGTTATGGTGCTTAGACCTCATCCACGCACTTATTTCTCACCAGATATTCCATTAAAAATACTTACAAGTGATGAAAAACAACAAAGTTTATTCGCCCAAAATGGTATTAAAATTACAGCTATTCTTCCTTTTAATCAGGAAACGGCAAATTTATCACCCGAAGAATTCATAACAAAAATCCTCCTTAACTTCGAACAACTCCACGCCGTTGTTGTTGGACATGATTTTAGATTTGGCAAAAAAGCAGAAGGAGATTTTGATTTATTAAAAAAATATGGAAAAAAATACGGTTTTAAGGTAAAACAAATTCCTCCCTTAATTATTCAAGGGGAAAGAGTGAGCAGCTCCCTTATTAGAGAATTAGTGTTAGATGGAGAAATGGAAAAAATAGTTGATTATTTGGGGAGAAGATATTCTCTGTCTGGAAGAGTAGTAAAAGGAAGGGGGATAGGTCAGCAATTAGGTTTTCCTACAGCCAATATTTCACCGTTTCATAGTGCTATTCCTCCACATGGTGTTTATTCTGCAGAATGTATATTGGAAGATGGAAGGGTATTTCTTGCAGCAGTAAATATCGGAATTGCTCCTACCATACGACAGCAAGATTTTGCCATTGAAGCCCATATTATTGATTTTAATGAAGAGATATTAGAACAAAAAATAGAAATTGTTTTTCATAAACATATAAGACCCGAAAAGAAATTTTCAAGTAGAGAAGAACTCATTCATGCTATACGGGAAGATGTAGAATATATTAAACAATATTTTGATAAGAATAAGAATTCTATAAAACCATAA
- a CDS encoding TolC family protein, with protein sequence MKKTNLIIYILSISLNLSTCMIIALSISSCSKDRYKKSADKETLQIIRTKSEEVPGMLKDFSIEAKQDYNPLENLPVYIETDEAFGASKNQGQEYYLISLEKALEIAMNCSREYLTRKETLYLSALNLTLERYKYTPIFSNKNKVTVTQQTNDKNVPSDYTRALDALETSIPNIQALTGTSAQLLRQYHQILEQAGDVAGWTKPDVEIVDKQSAKGSLQTGVTMLLLGGGRLALQLTNNFFRFLNGNANEEAGSVLSASFTQPLWRGRGKQISAERLTQAERDVLYDLRDFTRYRQEFVVRICKAYYSVLEQRDIVKNNYQSYLNFKASYDRENAFAQEGRKTLTEIGRIQQALLSSEDTWINSLRRYKESLDEFKISIGLSTDSHVMLDPKELVKLKEEGLKHPQITDDEAVKVALVTRLEVYTQRDIVEDAERKIKIAENALKPGVDLFLEGTVTNQGKTNFEDLDFRRGVYSGGLNLDLPLNQKEERNAYRTALINYERVKRQLSLKEDEVKLDVRTSWRNLEQARRNYEIAQKSVELSQRRVEEQNLLAELGRATALDLVDAQNDLTKAQNNLTSAIIAHNIARLEFWKNIGILYIKPDGKWEEIKDVK encoded by the coding sequence ATGAAAAAAACAAATCTAATCATATACATATTGAGTATATCTCTTAATTTATCTACATGTATGATTATTGCTCTGTCTATATCTTCTTGTTCTAAAGATAGATATAAAAAATCAGCCGATAAAGAAACACTTCAGATAATTAGGACAAAAAGTGAAGAAGTCCCGGGTATGTTAAAGGATTTTAGTATAGAAGCAAAACAAGATTATAACCCATTGGAAAATCTACCCGTGTATATAGAAACAGACGAAGCCTTCGGAGCAAGTAAAAATCAAGGTCAGGAATATTACTTAATCTCACTTGAAAAAGCCCTTGAAATAGCAATGAATTGCAGTAGAGAATATCTAACACGAAAAGAAACTTTATATCTTTCTGCCCTGAATTTAACATTAGAAAGATATAAATACACACCTATATTTTCAAACAAGAACAAAGTTACTGTTACTCAACAGACTAACGATAAGAATGTCCCTTCTGATTATACTCGTGCTTTAGATGCGTTAGAAACTTCCATACCTAATATCCAGGCTCTGACGGGAACATCCGCACAATTGTTAAGACAGTATCACCAAATATTAGAACAAGCAGGAGATGTCGCCGGTTGGACAAAACCCGATGTCGAAATAGTAGATAAACAATCTGCAAAAGGCTCTTTACAAACAGGTGTAACAATGCTGTTATTGGGTGGTGGAAGATTGGCTTTACAACTGACAAACAATTTTTTCCGATTTTTAAATGGGAATGCCAATGAGGAAGCAGGAAGTGTTTTATCTGCTTCATTTACACAGCCTTTGTGGAGGGGGAGAGGTAAGCAAATTTCTGCAGAACGATTAACGCAAGCAGAGAGGGATGTCTTGTATGATTTGCGCGATTTTACCCGATATCGTCAGGAGTTTGTAGTCCGTATATGCAAAGCATACTATTCCGTCTTAGAACAACGAGATATTGTAAAAAATAACTATCAAAGTTATTTAAATTTCAAAGCGAGTTATGACCGTGAAAATGCTTTTGCACAAGAAGGGAGAAAGACTTTAACAGAAATAGGTCGTATTCAACAGGCATTATTGAGTTCTGAGGACACATGGATAAATTCATTAAGAAGATATAAAGAATCATTAGACGAATTTAAAATATCCATTGGTTTATCTACAGACAGTCATGTAATGCTTGACCCTAAAGAATTAGTAAAACTAAAAGAAGAAGGATTAAAACATCCCCAAATTACCGATGATGAAGCGGTGAAGGTTGCATTAGTTACACGATTAGAAGTATACACGCAAAGAGATATTGTGGAAGATGCAGAAAGAAAAATTAAAATTGCAGAAAACGCCTTAAAACCTGGTGTTGACTTGTTTTTAGAAGGGACAGTAACCAATCAAGGGAAAACCAATTTTGAAGATTTAGATTTTCGAAGAGGAGTTTATAGTGGTGGGCTAAATCTTGATTTGCCTCTGAACCAGAAAGAAGAAAGAAATGCTTACCGAACTGCTTTGATAAATTATGAAAGAGTAAAACGGCAATTATCCTTGAAAGAAGATGAAGTAAAACTTGATGTTAGAACATCATGGAGAAACCTTGAACAAGCACGAAGAAATTATGAAATAGCCCAAAAAAGCGTTGAATTGAGTCAACGCCGTGTAGAAGAACAAAATCTACTGGCTGAATTGGGTAGAGCAACAGCATTAGATTTGGTAGATGCTCAGAATGATTTAACAAAAGCACAAAACAATTTAACTTCTGCAATAATAGCCCACAACATAGCCCGTCTTGAATTCTGGAAAAATATTGGAATTTTATACATTAAACCAGACGGTAAGTGGGAGGAGATAAAAGATGTTAAATAA